A genome region from Cryptosporidium parvum Iowa II chromosome 8, whole genome shotgun sequence includes the following:
- a CDS encoding 26S proteasome regulatory complex, subunit PSMD5 yields the protein MGSNLDNDLKKKLQVFLASPLCKESYNELSNVISIIGLLELLLNSNTMDDITLITEVLKRLTILGVLDDAIFDIPNSIEMLEKGSRSQTECIRLLVAFILNSLSMDELKCKKACEKGFFSVLGLLLRDIDISIGESASKTLKSISKSNPEFVYDQNLINKLLENFKSLKDETRLRIIDTYISIGSVSEDLFNKCQEKGEFYSLALKEYFTEDILLKLVSMKLLEDLGEYNWGVKFIINNSTPELLIDDLNNPMFDDEIKISIVYLLSKMVNNNPELSQKILTMSGNSFVQTFKEFMGSYNSISCSEDYLKSVCAINCWGLFASNLISFQNLMNVWEDSFHLMLKLVSNSKSEISLSSLNSWVTFFESKDINQILNQTKTTFGLKQSIETQLLPIIISDLISKPFPENRTLIYKILTLMIPYFSNITSNLISNSKIRDILLNPNSDSNKDILYIKYDLVKQMVKYDQNTINNIPDPNFSSSLQEYVKVGPFYKSSSAEMQIQDITM from the coding sequence ATGGGCAGTAATTTGGATAATGacttgaaaaagaaattacaGGTTTTTTTAGCCTCCCCCCTATGTAAAGAGTCTTATAATGAACTTTCTAATgtaatatcaataattggTTTACTAGAATTATTActtaattcaaatactaTGGATGACATTACATTGATTACTGAAGTTTTAAAACGTTTGACTATATTAGGAGTATTGGACGATGctatttttgatattccAAATTCTATAGAGATGTTAGAGAAAGGATCAAGATCACAAACGGAATGTATTAGATTACTGGTAgcttttattttaaattcacTTTCTATGGATGAGTTAAAATGTAAAAAAGCTTGTGAAAAAGGATTTTTTTCAGTATTGggattattattaagagATATAGATATATCAATAGGTGAGTCAGCATCAAAAACACTAAAAtctatttcaaaaagtAACCCGGAATTTGTATAtgatcaaaatttaataaataagttattggaaaattttaaatcattGAAAGATGAAACTAGATTGAGAATTATTGATACTTATATATCAATAGGTTCAGTTTCTgaagatttatttaataaatgtCAAGAAAAAGGTGAATTCTACTCACTAGctttaaaagaatattttacaGAAGATATTTTGTTAAAACTAGTTtcaatgaaattattagaagatTTAGGTGAATATAATTGGGGAGTAAAGTTTATAATAAACAATTCAACTccagaattattaattgatgaTCTTAATAATCCAATGtttgatgatgaaataaaaatttcaatagtATATTTATTGTCAAAGATggtaaataataatccaGAATTGTCACAAAAAATACTTACAATGTCAGGGAATTCATTTGTTCAAACTTTCAAGGAGTTTATGGGATCTTATAACAGCATAAGTTGTAGTGaagattatttaaaatcGGTCTGTGCAATAAATTGTTGGGGATTATTTGCTTCTAATTTAATAagttttcaaaatttaatgaatgtTTGGGAAGATTCTTTTCACCTAATGCTCAAACTTGTCtctaattcaaaatcaGAGATTTCTCTTTCTAGTTTGAATTCTTGGGTAACTTTCTTTGAGAGTAAGgatataaatcaaatacTAAATCAAACAAAAACAACTTTTGGATTGAAACAAAGTATTGAAACCCAACTTTTAcctataattatttcagatttaatttcaaaaccTTTTCCTGAAAATAGAACATTAATTTACAAAATTTTAACATTAATGATACCTTATTTCTCAAACATAACATcgaatttaatttcaaatagtAAAATTAGAGATATTTTGTTGAACCCAAATAGtgattcaaataaagatattcTATATATCAAATATGACCTTGTTAAGCAGATGGTAAAATACGATCAAAACactataaataatattcctGATCCTAATTTCAGTTCATCTTTGCAAGAATACGTTAAAGTTGGACCATTTTATAAATCTAGCTCAGCAGAAATGCAAATACAAGACATAACTATGTag
- a CDS encoding WD40 repeat protein: MGKKFKSLIKQEDVQEWDFQSKYSESSIRQVFLSYDKSVDDQLRLIVQTNETSSIEIIQFSDENKLYSRTWCPQENKIEEEFDFMQMSSCLYTKDYVCIGFSNGSVRLYNFPKSKSSRNEELIEKDSEDKIHDHYYNTMFGDSQEMEEDNESSKFWLDNPSLKNLPSRLLMKHMGYPICIKERNGIIYVLYDDGALMSTSIESNIGYNVIRYDKSFQGAINFSLNPEGDKIAVSTSNRKLIVSSLEMRELNKKNDDGIRNCKHLFESQVFKKSLFQKSKKLKDPYNCLVLEWSNCGGYIYLPGESEIRVISLNEDPKEIKYFSLDSEKRYFGFDICIIKEVEYNKDKRILVSLSLQRELKVYILELRANDIREINTLMLNVKNKKETFPVSLDLLLINGEELINKENEEQDKEQDFLYISTLMSSGELILNKLQLDLRTYKSVNLVKNKPVIQNDDILTEKLNKSKRFDEEYDEKDSRNNLLWDDVEEAEEEEEEEEEEEKREKIDFNKGGKINKKKSEMNYSEGRNIQRRSGLRRLEDEEKMSEDDIFKDTDDFEYSVDGEDNISSGDRKQKEIDHFNGEMEDDGLDFEEEEEEEDEYEYESWDKREFGRHIEHLKGRIEKLKSIINNDNESQPPVHPGYTGDNEILDSLNEENREFLYCWNQSGYVSYSIDEEGRPSIDMECYNSMDGPKKLRVYDTKGYNMACIGMDGYLLGRKSKVLDNGSVVSSIIDYNIWRTWGRSDKSGWSKTLLNGEDLICMTCNRDFVAVITSLRYLRIWRNSGISVSVTKLVGSPICCVSNGSYLLVVTQREPFYTPRNKLRLGGNIHEGIISGRCNTYEILFLDVTQETLIYSDIMSITPETIINWCGISNKGVPIIKDTSGQTFMLSRQWKNQKENWIPITNFGLLESSTSSKYFILGVNEDHFNVLKLPDGLEHPIPIMAKNNSNQNYSTIKIPFNIPILGLPSITQWMNIIENDPTLNECITNNNISWEIIDELRMKLDLIQGNISMVDEFSCHKDSNQYRQYKLQREKLLMRLYMKLVIKQLVEPAFDVVRMFNFPKSFQIALEQAEKSGERILANKISQEIQMRSKYEQEKSNKDFKADNKKEYVHSIEDDTLKQSNKNKFNMENINLNDERNRILPSNDMNSSPSTSTPSSFTGTNLLSSPKQHLKQQIQTLKMNNPFNTRTNSGDNNSSSKNLSEEIDYGAQHKEITQTIQYCSEIIKKRKV, encoded by the coding sequence atggggaaaaaattcaaaagtttGATTAAACAAGAAGATGTTCAAGAATGGGACTTCCAAAGTAAGTATTCAGAAAGTTCAATAAGACAAGTATTTTTATCTTATGATAAAAGTGTAGATGACCAATTAAGATTAATTGTTCAAACAAATGAGACATCATCAATAGAGATAATACAATTTTCTGATGAAAACAAATTATATAGCAGAACATGGTGTCcacaagaaaataaaatagaggaagaatttgattttatgCAGATGTCGTCATGTTTATATACAAAGGATTATGTATGTATAGGATTTTCAAATGGAAGTGTGagattatataattttccaaaatCTAAATCATCAAGGAATGAGGAATTAATAGAGAAAGATAGTGAAGATAAAATTCATgatcattattataatacAATGTTTGGAGATTCACAAGAGATGgaagaagataatgaaaGTAGTAAATTTTGGTTAGACAATCCAtcattaaagaatttaccTTCAAGACTGTTGATGAAACATATGGGATATCCAATATGTATTAAAGAAAGGAATGGTATTATTTATGTTCTATATGATGATGGAGCCTTAATGAGTACTAGtattgaatcaaatattgGTTACAATGTAATAAGATATGATAAATCTTTCCAGGGTGCTATAAACTTTTCATTGAATCCAGAAGGAGATAAGATTGCAGTTTCAACAAGTAATAGAAAGTTAATAGTTTCAAGTTTGGAAATGAGAGAgctaaataaaaagaatgatGATGGGATAAGAAATTGTAAACACTTATTTGAGTCTCAAGTATTTAAAAAGTctttattccaaaaaagtaaaaagcTAAAAGATCCATATAATTGTCTAGTTTTAGAATGGAGTAATTGTGGTggatatatatatttaccAGGAGAATCTGAAATAAGGGTAATATCATTAAACGAGGAtccaaaagaaattaaatactTTAGTTTAGATTCtgaaaaaagatattttggATTCGATATATGTATAATAAAGGAagttgaatataataaagataagaGAATACTAGTATCTTTATCTCTTCAGAGGGAATTGAAAGTATATATACTTGAATTAAGAGCGAATGACATTAGAGAAATCAATACATTAATGTTGAATgtaaaaaataagaaagaaaCATTTCCAGTATCtttagatttattattaataaatggtGAAGAGTTGATCAATAAAGAGAATGAAGAGCAAGATAAGGAGCAagattttttatatatttcaacGTTAATGAGTTCTGgtgaattaatattgaataagCTTCAATTAGATTTAAGAACTTACAAAAGTGTAAATTTGGTTAAGAATAAACCAGTTATCcaaaatgatgatattcTTACTGAAAAGTtgaataaatcaaaaagatTTGATGAAGAATATGATGAGAAAGATTctagaaataatttactttGGGACGATGTAGAAGAAgcagaagaagaagaagaagaagaagaagaagaagaaaagagaGAGAAGattgattttaataagGGTGGAAAgataaataagaaaaaaagtgaaATGAATTATAGTGAAGGTAGAAATATTCAACGTAGATCTGGGCTTAGGAGGCTTGAAGATGAGGAAAAAATGAGTGAAGATGACATATTTAAAGATACGgatgattttgaatattctgTTGATGGTgaagataatatttcaagtGGAGATAGAAAACAAAAGGAAATTGATCATTTTAATGGTGAAATGGAAGATGATGGTTTGgattttgaagaagaggaagaagaagaagacGAGTATGAATATGAGAGTTGGGATAAGAGAGAATTTGGGAGGCATATTGAACATCTAAAGGGAAgaatagaaaaattaaaatctattattaataatgataatgagAGTCAACCACCAGTACATCCTGGATATACTGGtgataatgaaatattggACTCACtgaatgaagaaaatagaGAGTTTTTGTATTGTTGGAATCAATCAGGATATGTATCTTATTCTATAGATGAAGAAGGAAGACCTTCTATAGATATGGAATGTTACAATTCAATGGATGGACCAAAGAAATTACGAGTATATGATACTAAAGGATATAATATGGCATGTATTGGTATGGATGGATATTTATTAGGTAGAAAATCTAAAGTATTGGATAATGGATCAGTTGTTTCGTCTATAATAGATTACAATATTTGGCGAACGTGGGGAAGAAGTGATAAATCAGGTTGGTCAAAGACTTTACTTAATGGTGAAGATTTGATATGTATGACATGTAACCGTGATTTTGTAGCAGTAATAACATCATTAAGGTATTTAAGAATATGGAGAAACAGTGGTATAAGTGTTTCAGTGACTAAATTAGTTGGTTCTCCAATTTGTTGCGTATCAAATGGTAGTTATTTATTAGTAGTAACACAAAGAGAGCCATTTTATACTCCAAGAAATAAGTTAAGATTAGGAGGAAATATACATGAAGGAATAATATCTGGAAGATGTAATACatatgaaatattatttttagatgTTACTCAAGAAACATTAATATATAGTGATATAATGTCAATAACTCCTGAAACTATTATAAACTGGTGTGGTATATCAAATAAAGGAGtaccaataataaaagatacTTCAGGCCAAACATTTATGTTATCAAGACAATGGAAGAATCAAAAAGAGAATTGGATTCCAATAACAAATTTTGGTTTATTAGAATCAAGTACAAgtagtaaatattttattttaggAGTAAATGAGGATCATTTTAATGTATTAAAATTACCAGATGGTCTTGAACACCCAATTCCAATAATggcaaaaaataattcaaatcaGAATTATTCAACAATAAAGATACCATTTAATATACCAATTTTAGGATTACCTTCAATAACACAATGGATGAATATAATAGAGAATGATCCAACTTTGAATGAATgtattactaataataatatatcatGGGAGattattgatgaattaaGAATGAAATTAGATTTGATACAAGGTAATATTTCAATGGTGGATGAGTTTTCATGCCATAAAGATTCAAATCAATATAGACAATATAAATTACAACGTGAGAAGTTACTAATGAGATTGTATATGAAGTTAGTAATAAAACAATTAGTAGAGCCAGCTTTTGATGTAGTAAGAATGTTTAACTTTCCAAAAAGTTTTCAGATAGCTTTAGAACAAGCAGAGAAGAGTGGAGAGCGTATTTTGGCTAATAAAATTAGTCAAGAGATTCAGATGAGGTCTAAATATGAGCAAgagaaatcaaataaagattttaaaGCTGATAATAAGAAAGAATATGTTCATTCTATAGAGGATGATACTTTAAAGcaaagtaataaaaataagttCAATATggagaatattaatttgaatgatGAAAGAAATCGTATATTGCCTAGTAATGATATGAACAGCTCTCCATCTACTTCTACTCCTTCTTCATTTACTGGTactaatttattatcatccCCTAAACAACATTTAAAACAACAAATACAGACActtaaaatgaataatcCATTTAATACAAGAACAAATTCTGgagataataattcatcatcGAAAAATTTatctgaagaaattgattatGGAGCTCAACACAAAGAAATTACTCAAACAATTCAATATTGTTCagaaattatcaaaaagaGAAAGGTTTGA